From the Halorhabdus utahensis DSM 12940 genome, one window contains:
- a CDS encoding helix-turn-helix domain-containing protein has translation MDQETIIVELDVTSPQVVLGPTLASDLDVTVYAERLPVSHEGTTWFQVTVLAADFDAFEDALAADPTVADSEVFAAYGDRRTYRLTIAPDVPVMTEHVASFGDELLDLRSTADGWRVRIRTTDRASIREFLAFCAEQDIDCRLARVFEASDPVGEIAMPVERDAFELLATAFEAGYFEVPRATSLADLAEHFDVSESTMSVRLRRALGHVVGSLVADVPSDSAETE, from the coding sequence GTGGATCAGGAGACCATCATCGTGGAACTCGACGTCACCTCGCCGCAGGTCGTGCTCGGCCCAACGCTCGCGAGCGACCTCGACGTCACCGTCTACGCGGAACGATTGCCGGTCTCTCACGAGGGGACGACCTGGTTTCAGGTGACAGTCCTGGCTGCCGACTTCGACGCGTTCGAGGACGCGCTCGCCGCGGACCCGACTGTCGCCGACAGCGAGGTGTTCGCGGCGTACGGCGACCGGCGGACGTACCGGCTCACGATCGCCCCCGACGTCCCCGTGATGACCGAACACGTCGCCAGCTTCGGCGACGAACTGCTTGACCTCCGTTCGACCGCGGACGGCTGGCGCGTCCGCATTCGGACGACCGACCGCGCCTCGATCCGCGAATTTCTGGCGTTCTGTGCCGAGCAGGACATTGACTGCCGACTCGCTCGGGTCTTCGAAGCGAGCGATCCGGTCGGCGAAATCGCGATGCCCGTCGAACGCGACGCTTTCGAGCTTCTGGCCACGGCCTTCGAGGCGGGCTACTTCGAAGTCCCCCGGGCAACCTCCCTTGCCGACCTCGCCGAGCACTTCGACGTCTCCGAATCGACGATGTCGGTCCGACTCCGGCGGGCGCTCGGTCACGTCGTCGGGAGTCTTGTCGCCGACGTGCCTTCCGACTCCGCGGAAACCGAGTGA